The DNA sequence CGCTTGCTCCCGTTTTCGGCGCGATGATGCGCACCGTCGACGGCGTGCGCATCGACGCCGGGCACATCCCCGGCGACTCGCTCGAGCTCTGCATCGTCGTCGCCCACGGGTTCACCGGGACCTGGCGCGAGCGGGCGAGCCGCCGCATCGCGCACGTGCTGAACGGCTACGGCGGGGTGCTCGCCTTCGACTTCCGCGGCCACGGCCGTTCCTCCGGCCTGTCCACCGTGGGGGACAAGGAGATCCACGACATCGAGGCGGTGGTCCGGCACGCCCGGGTGGTCGGGTACCGCCGGGTGGTCACGGTCGGCTTCTCCATGGGCGCGGCGGTCGCGATCCGGCACGCCGGGCTGATCGGCGGGGTCGACGGGGTGGTGGCGGTGAGCGGCCCGGCCCGCTGGTACTACCGGGACACCCGGCCGATGCGGCAGGTGCACTGGGCGATCGAGCGGCCGATCGGCCGGCTGGCGGCCCGGCTGGTGAAGCGCACCCGGATCGCCACCGGGCCGTGGGATCCGGTGCCGGTGCCGCCGTACGAGGCGGTGCGGCACATCGCCCCGACCCCGCTGCTCATCGTGCACGGCGACGCCGACGCGTTCTTCCCGGTGGAGCACGCCCACCAGCTCTACGAGAACGCCCGCGAGCCGCGGGAACTGTGGATCGAGCCCGGGTACGGCCACGCCGAGACCGCGGCCACGCCCGCGCTGGTGCGGCGGATCGGGGAGTGGGCGGCGAAGTCCGCGAAAAAATCTCTCGAACCCCGAACTTCTCCCCGCGACCTGTCGTCTACCTAGGCACAGAACCGTTGCGAGCGGCGCAGCGGGAGCGGGGGCGTTCAGGTGGTGCACGGCGGGTGCCCACAACTGGCTGGGGAGCGCTGCCGGCACTCCGCCGTGCACCACCTGAACTCTATGCACTGATGGGACGCGCGTGCCCAAATGGCACGATTGGGGCACGAGTTAGTCGTTCCGGCATCGCCGACGAGATGGATCTCCTATAGTTCCCTTCCGTCTGAGGAAGGGGAGAGCGGCGTGAAACGTGGCCGGGTTCTCGCTCTGGCCGTCGTTCTTGCCGGGATGACCGCCCTCGCCGGTGCTCCCGGCGCCCAGGCGGAACCCGATCGGCAGACGAAGCTGAACCAGCTCACCAAGCAGGCCGCGGCGCTCACCAGGGCCTACCGCGGGGAGATCCAGAGCCTGGAGGAGGCGAAGCGGGCCGTGCGCCGGGCCGAGGCCCGGGTCAAGTCGCTCAAGGCGAGCGTCGCCGCCGCGCAGCGCACGCTCACCCAGTTCGCCCAGACCTCCTACATGCAGGGCGGCGTGGATCCGGGCCAGTTCCTCGCCTTCGGCGACGGCGACCTCGGCCAGGCCGCCACGCTCAACTACCTCGCCGCCATGCGGGCCGAACGGCTCAACCGCCTCAAGGAGATGCAGCAGGAGGCGAAGAAGGCCGAGAAGGCCGCCGACGACAAGGTCGAGGAGCTGCGCGAGAACATCGAGGAGCTGCAGCGCAAGCGGCGCGAGGTGGAGAGGCTGCTCGCCCGGTTCGGCTTCCAGAAGCCCGACGCGGGCACCGGGCTCACCCCGCGCATGATCAGCGTGCGCAACGCGATCCTGCAGCAGTTCCCGATGCCGTACGGCTACGGCTGCCTGCGCCGCGGCGACGCCGGCGAGCACGGCGTCGGCCGGGCGTGCGACTTCATGATGGCCCCCGGCGGCCGCTACGCGACCGGCGCCGACCTCGAGCGCGGCAACGCCCTCGCCGAGTGGTGCATCAGGAACGGCCGGCGGCTCGGGATCATGTACATCATCTGGCAGCAGAAGTACTACGACATCCGCACCGGCAGCGGCTGGCGCATGATGGCCGACCGCGGCAGCCCCACCGCCAACCACTACGACCACGTGCACGTGTCGGTGCTCTAGGCCGGTGCGCCCGCCCCGCCGTACCGGTCGGCGGTCGATGCCGGGTGCCGCGAACCCCCGCGGCGGGCGGCGGAGCCCATGGATAATGGCGGGGTGACGAAGGTCTCCGACGGGACGCTGCGGCGTCGCCCGGCCCAGCGGCGCAGCCAGGAGCGGGTCGAGCGCATGCTCGACGAGTGCGCCCGGCTTCTCGACGAGGTCGGGTACGACGGGCTGACCACCAAGGAGGTGGCGCGCCGGGCCAACGTGCCGATCGGCACCTTCTACCAGTTCTTCCCGGACAAGCAGGGCCTGGTGCGCGCCCTCGGGCTGCGCAACCTCGACGCGTTCCTCGACCGGGTCACCGCGCGGCTCACCGAGCGGCGGCTCAAGAACTGGACCGAGGCGGTCGACATCCTCGTCGACGAGTTCGTCGACATGAAGCACACGATGCCGGGCTTCGGCGTCATGGACTTCGGCGAGGTGCTCGTCACCCCGGGCGGCCCCGGGCTGCGCGGCACCGAGCGCATGCTCGACGGGCGGCGGGAGAACAACTTCGTCGTCGCCGACCGGGTACGGGCGCTCGCCGTCGAGGTGCTCGGCGCCCCGGCGAGCCCGGAACTCGACCGCGCGATCGTGGTCGCGGTGGAGGCGGCCGACGCGGTCCTCAAGCTCGCCTTCCGCGTCGACCCCCAGGGCGACCCCGCGCTGATCGCCGAGTGCAAGCGGCTCGTCCGCCGGTACCTCGAGGACTACGCCTCCTGACCCCGCGCGGGCACGGCTGAAGGGAGGGCCGGATGACCACGCACGCGGCCGGCCGGGGGAGCACCGGCTACTACACCCCGGCGCAGGTGGCCGAGGAGACCGGGTTCAGCATCGACACGCTGCGGTACTACGAGCGCATCGGCCTGCTCGGCCGGGTGGCGCGGAACGCCGCCGGGCGGCGCCGGTTCACCGACGAGGATCTCGGCTGGCTCGGCTGGATCCGCTGCCTGCGGGACACCGGCATGCCGATCGCCGAGATGCTCCGGTTCGCGGAGCTGATGCGCGCCGGGGACCACACCATCCCCGACCGGATCGCGATGCTCGAGGCGCACGACCGCAACGTCGAGGCGATGATCGCCGACCTGCGGGAGAAGCAGGAGGCGATCAAGCGCAAGATCGCCCACTACCGGGACCTGCTCGCCCTGTCCGAGGCGACCGCGGACCACGCCGCGGCCGAGCCGGACCCCGCGCCGCGGGCCTGACCGCGGGCCGTACCCCACCGCGGCCTTCCCGCCTAGCCTGGGATGGGTGAACTGGTCGTCCTACGGCGCGTTCCTCGCGTTCGCGACGGTGCTCACGCTGCTGCCCGGGCCCGACTTCGCCGTGGTGGTGAAGAACACGCTGGCGGGCGGGCGGCGGCGCGGCGCCTGGTGCTCGGCCGGGGTGAGCCTGTCCTGCGCGGTCCAGGGCGCGGCGACCGCCACCGGCCTCGGCGTCCTGATCACGCAGCTGCAGCCGGTGTTCCAGGCGGTCAGGTGGGCGGGCGTGGCCTACCTCGGCTACCTGGGGGTGCAGACGTTGCGCTCGGCGTTCCGCGGGCACTACCCGCGGCTCACCGGCGGCGCGGCCGCGGCCCGCGGCGGCCTGCGGGAGGGCTTCCTGTCGAACATCACCAACCCGAAGACGCTCGTGTTCTACCTGGCGGTGCTGCCGCAGTTCATCTCGCCGGGCGCGGCGGCGTTCACGCTGCCGCTGTTCGCGCTGAGCCACGCCGTGATCTCCCTGCTCTGGCTGTGGGTGGTCGTCGCGGTCCTCGACGTGGTGCGGGCGGTGCTCTCCCGGCGCACGGTACGGCGGGCACTCGACACCGTGATCGGCGTGGCGCTGCTCGGCTTCGGCGCGCGGCCGGCCGCCGAGGGCTGAGCGCGGGCGCCGGCTGACGTCGCGTCCCCCGGCCGACGCGCGGGCACGCGCCGGCGGCTCGCCGTACCTCTGGTCCCAGGGTCGTCGGGCCCGGCCTGTGGGGGTGCGACCGTCCCGCCTTGACCAGGGAAAACGGCGGGAATGGGCGGGTATGCGGAGACGTTACCGCCCTGTTCTTGACCCGGGTGTGCGGCGGTGGCTTCATGGGCCGCGACAACGTTGTCAGCCCGTGCGAAACCTTCGGGGGAGTTTCGTTGCCGGGGTGGGACCGAAGGGATGGGCGATGCGGAGACGGTGGATGAAGGCCGCCGCGATGGGTCTGGCCGGCGTGCTCGCGCTCACCGCCTGCGGCGGCGGCGACCCCGGGGACGGCGGCCTGGGCGGGTCCTCCAAGAAGCGGGTGGAAATCTTCTCCTGGTGGACCGGTCCGGGTGAGGTGGACGGCCTCAAGGCGATGCGCCAGATCTTCGAGCGGAGGAACCCGAACTTCACGTTCTACGACGCCGCGGTCGCCGGCGGCTCCGGTGACCAGGCGCGGGCGCTGCTCTCCAGCAAGCTCAAGGCGAACCGGCCGCCGGACACCTTCCAGGGCCACGCGGGCGCCGAGCTGCAGGGCTACATCAAGGCCGGCAAGCTCGAGCCGCTCAACTTCCTCTACGACGAGCTCAGGCTGCGCGACGTCTTCCCCGAGCAGCTCGTCGAGCAGATCACCGTGGACGGCAACATCTACTCGGTTCCGGTCAACATCCACCGGTCGAACATCCTCTGGTTCAACCCCAAGGTGCTGAAGGACGCCGGGGTCTCCGGCCCGCCGAAGTCGATCAAGGAGTTCGTCGACGCGCTGGAGAAGGTCAAGAAGGCCGGCAGGATCCCGCTGTCGATCGGCCCCCAGTGGACCCGGGTGCACCTGCTGGAGAGCGTGCTGCTCGGCTCGCTCGGCACCGAGCGGTACAACGCGCTGTGGACGGCGAGCGCCGACTGGTCCGGCGCGGACATCACCACGGCGCTGGAGAACTTCAAGAAGATCACGTCGTACGCCGGCACCCCGCAGGAGGACTGGCAGCCCGCGGCGAAGCAGGTCGCCGACGGCGAGGCCGCCTTCAACGTCATGGGTGACTGGGCCTACGGCTACTTCGCGAACCCGCCGGACGGCGGCCTCGGCAAGACCGCCGGGCAGGACTTCGACTGGGCCTCGGCGCCGGGCACCGACGGCACCTTCATGTGGCTGTCCGACAGCTTCACCCTGCCGAAGGGCGCCCCGAACCGGGACGGCGCGATCGCCTGGCTCAAGGTCGCCGCGAGCAAGGAGGGCCAGGACGCGTTCAACCCGCTGAAGGGCTCGATCCCGGCCCGCAAGGACGCCGACAGGTCGCTCTACAAGGACTACCTCGCCTACAGCCTCGAGCAGTGGGCGACGAACAGGCTCGCCGGGTCGATCCAGCACGGCGTGGTCGCCAACGACGCGTGGCGCAACGCGATCAACGAGGCCGTCGGCCGGTTCATGCAGGACCGGGACGTGGCGAAGCTGCAGCGGGCGCTCGTGGGCGCGGCGAAGAACAGCGGCCAGTAGGCCGGGCCCGGCCACGTGCTGTCGAAGTGGCGGTTCGCGGGCGCCGGCCTGGCCTTCACGCCGCCGCTGTTCGCCTCGCCTCGATCCCGGCCGTGATCGGCCACATCCTGCTCGGCCGGTCCTTCAGGCGCGGCCTCATGGCCGGTGCGCTGACGGGTTGACGAGCGAGTCGCCGAGCGGCGTGCGGTGGTAGAGCACGCTGCGGCCGGTGCGCACCCCGGCGATCAGCCCCGCCTCGCGCAGCGCGGCGATGTGGTCGCCGGTGCCGCCGATGCTCAGCCCGAGCCGGGCGGCGAGCTGGGTGGTGGTCGCGGGCACCTCGAGCTCGGTGAGGATGGCGGTCCTGGTCCGGCCGATGAGCCGGGCCAGGCCGCCCGGCGCGTCCTGCGGGGCGGCCACGCCGCGCGCCGGGTAGATCAGCGCGTACGGCCAGGCGTCCGTCACGTAGTCCAGGTAGGCGCCCGCGTTCTTGATGAAGACGCTCGGCACGAACAGCAGGCCGCGGCCGTCGAGACGGCAGGTCCGGTCGTCCGCGCCGACCCGTACCTCGATGTGGCCGCAGGCGTCGTCGTCGCGCCAGCGCACCTGTGGGGAGAGGTCGTCGAGGGCGGCGCGCCAGCCGTACGTGGCGAGCCGCCCGGCCCGCTGCACCACGTCGCGCTCGAGGATCGCGTGGAACCGCGGCCAGCTCGGCGCGATCACCTCGCGCCAGAGGGCCTCCAGCGCGTCGGCGATGCGGGCGACCACGTCGCGGTCGCGCAGCACCCGCATCACCGGCTCGGGCAGCGGCTCCCGTTCCTGCAGACTGCGGGCGATCTCGGCGTGGGCCTGCTCGGCCGGGGTGGCGCGCATCGCGGCGATCTCATCGTCGAAGGTGACGTTCACCCCGGTGGGCGGCGGCGCGATGAAGTCCGGGGTGTACCGCCGCGGCACGTACAGCGCGACCAGCGCGCGCAGCTCCGGCATGGACTCCTGCAGCCGGAGGTACGCCGGGCGGGAGCGGGCCACCCAGTCGCGGAGCGCGCCGACCTCCGTCCTGCCGGAGAGCGCCCACACGGCGTGCAGGGTCTCGATGAGCGGTGAGATGGCGAATCTGCTCGCCATGATGTCCTGCGCGCTGACCTCGATCCGGAGCATCCGATCACCACTCTTCAGGTGAGTGCGTAGAGCACAGTTTGCCGCTATCAGCCCAGCTGCGCCCTCCTTGGACGCATCTTTTCGGCTATTTCCGAATTTCTGGCTGAGTGGCCCGGGGCGGCGCGAGCATCGGGGCCATGACCACGTTCGGCCAGGTGTTCGCCGAGCCCCGGTTCCGGGTGCTGTTCGTCGGCCAGACGCTGCTGGTGGCCGGGGACACCGTGAAGATGCTCGCGTTCTCCGTGCTCGTCTACGCCCGCACCGGATCGCCGGGGCTGTCCGCTGCGGCGTACCTGTCCGGCTTCCTGCCCGAGGTGGTGGGCGGGATCTTCCTGCTGTCGATCGCCGACCGGATGCGGCCGCGGGCCCTGATGATCGCCGGCGACCTGCTGCGGGCGGCGACGTGCGTCGCGCTCGCCGTGGGCGGGCTGCCGGTGTGGGCGGCGCTCGCGCTCGTCTTCGTGACCGGGGTGCCGAGGCCGGTCTTCAGCGCGGCGCGCGCCGCGATGCTGCCGGAGATGCTGGCGGGCGACGCGTTCGTGCTCGGCCGGGCGGCGCTCGGCATGGTGGCGGCCGGGGCGCAGATCGCCGGGTTCGCGGCCGGCGGGCTCGTGCTCGCCGCGACCGGGCCGGAGCGGGCGCTGCTGGTGACCGCGGCGCTCTCGCTGCTCAGCGCGGCCGTGGAGCGGCTGGGGCTGCCCGACACCCCGCCGCGCGCCGGCGGTGCGCGGAAGGGAACCGTGCGCACCACGCTGCGGGGCAACCGGGAGCTGCTCGCCGACCGCCGGGTGCGCGGGCTGCTGCTCGCCGGGTGGCTGCCGATGCTCGTCTTCGTCGGCGCCGAGGCGGTGTTCGTGCCGTACCTGACCGGGCTCGGCTCGCCGTCCGGAGCCGGGCTGGTGCTCGCCGCCACCGCCGCTGGCATGGGGCTGGGCAATCTCGTGGTGGGCCGGTTCGTCTCGCCCGACGGGCGCGAGCGGCTGGTCTTCCCGCTCATGCTGCTGAGCGGGGTGCCGCTGGTGGCGTTCGCCGCGCGGCCGGGCGTCGCCGTCGCCGCGGTGCTCGCCGCGGCGGGCTGCGCCTGCCTCGCCTACAACCTCGGCCTGCAGCGCCCGTTCGTGGACGCGGTGCCGCCCGACCGTCTCGGCCAGGCGTACGGCCTGCAGAACTCCGGGATGATGACCGCGCAGGCGGTGGGCGCGATGCTCGTCGGCGCCCTCGCCGAGGTGGTGCCAACGCACCACGCGATCGCCTGGGCGGGCGTCGCCGCGGTCGGCTGCGCGCTCGCGCTGCGGGCGACCGTGCGCAACGGGCTCGCCGTCAGGCGGCCCGGGCCGGTGGCGGGATCTCCCCGGACCCGCGCACGATGAGCCGGGTGGGCAGCAGCACCCGCTGGGCCGGGCCGCGATCGCCGGCGAGCCGCCGGAACAGCAGCTCCGCGGCGGTCCGGCCGAGCCCGGCCGGGTCCTGGGCGACCACGGTCACCCCCGGCACGAGCAGGTCGGCGAGCTCGAGGTCGTCGAAGCCGACGAGCGCGGGCCGGTCCGGGCCGGGGCGCGCGGCGAGCGCCCGCAGCACGTGCGTGGTGATCAGGCCGTTCGCGGTGAACAGCGCGGTGGGCGGGTACGGCAGCGCGGCCATCGCGGCGAGCGCGGCGCGCAGCCGGTGCGGATCCGGGCGGCCCAGGCTCACCAGCGCCTCGTCGTACGGCAGGCCCGCGGCGGCGAGCGCGTCGCGGTAGCCGCGCAGCCGCTCCCGCGCGGTGAAGATCGCCGGCGAGTCGCCGAGGAACGCGATCCTGCGGTGGCCGTGCCGGATCAGGTGGGCCACGCCCTGCGCCGCGCCGCCCGCGTTGTCGCTGAGCACGGTGTCGGCCTCCAGGCCGGACCCGGGCGGCCGGTCGGCGAACGCGACCGCGACGCCCGCCTCCAGCTCGGGCCGCAGGTGGCCGTGGTCGGTCCCGGCCGGGACGATGACGAGCCCGTCGACCCGGCGGGCGCAGAACGCCGTCACGATGTCCCGCTCCAGGGCCGGGTCCTCCTCGGAGATGCCGGTGAACAGCAGGTGGCCGTGGCTCCGGGCGACCGCCTCGACCGCCCGGCTGAGCCCGGAGTAGAACCGGTCGCTGACGTCCCCGATCACCAGGCCGATGCTCGCGGTCCGGCCCGCGCGCAGCAGCCGGGCGCTGTCGTTGCGCCGGTAGCCGAGCCGCCGGATCGCCTCGCGTACCCGTTCGGCGGTGGCGGGGTTGACGCCGGGCTCGCCGTTCACCACCCGGGACACGGTCTTGAGCGCCACCCCCGCCGCGGCGGCCACGTCGCGCATGGTCGGCCGGCCGCGTCTGGTGTCCGTCACGTGGAGATCATCCCGCAGAACATGGGGCTTGACAACGTTGTCAAGATCTCGATCAGGGGTGGCGCCCCTGGAATGACCACTCCGTGCCACGCGGACTTCCGCACGATATAAGCCTGTTTGACCCCAAGTGGTCATGGGACATACGTTCTGACTGGTCGTCCCGTCGACCGGAACGGTCCGAAGTCACCGTCCCGGATCGCCGAGGCGACCTCGTGACGAGCGTTCCGGGTAGCGCGGCCGGGTCGGGTGGCCGGTGCGGGCGGTGGGTGAGGCGGACCCGCCGCGTCACGAAGTCGGCGATCACCCCTGGCACCGGGAAGGACGGGCGAGTGTGAGGACGGTACGGGACGCGGCGTTCGACGTGCTGCGCCGCACCGGCATGACCACGATCTTCAGCAACCCCGGATCCACCGAGATCCCGCTGCTCGCCGGGCTCCCCGACGATTTCGCGTTCGTGCTCGGGCTGCACGAGGGCGCCGTGGTCGGCATGGCCACCGGCTGGGCGATCGCGCACAACAGGCCCGCGCTCGCGCTGCTGCACACCACCGCCGGGCTCGGCAACGCGGTCGGCGCGATCGCCACCGCGCGGTCGAACCGCGCCCCGGTGGTGATCGTCACCGGCCAGCAGGACCGCCGCCACCTCGCGCTCGAGCCGTTCCTCGCCGGGCACGGGCTCACCGCGCTCGCCGGGCCGTACCCGGTGTGGACGGCCGAGCCGGTGCGCCCCCAGGAGGTGCCCGGCGCGATCGCCCGCGCCTGCCACGAGGCGGCCACCCGGCGCGGCCCCGCGATCGTCGTGGTGCCCCAGGACGACTGGGCGCAGCCCGCCGAGGAGGCCGTGCTCGCCGCCCCCGGCACCGTGCTGCGGCCCGCCGCGGTGACCGACGCCGACGTCGCCGAGCTCGCCCGGCTGCTCGCCGGGGCGCGCTCGCCCGCGCTCGTCACCGGCGCGGGCGCGGACTCGCCCGAGGCGTGGCGCGCGCTGGTCGCGCTCGCCGAGCGGCTGCGCTGCCCGGTCTTCGCCGAGCCGTTCGGCTCCCGGGCCGGGTTCCCGCAGGACCACCCGCAGTACGGCGGGCTGCTCCCGGCCGAACGCGAAGGGCTGCGCGAACGGCTGCGCGGCCACGACGTGGTGCTCGCCGTGGGCGCGGCCGCGTTCCGCCAGTACGTCTACCGGCCCGGCCCGCTGGTGGCCGCGGGCACGGTCGTGGCGGTCGTCTCCGACGACCCGGACGAGGTGCACCGCAGCGCGGCCGAGCTCGCCGTGCTCGCCCCGCCCGCCGCGGTCTGCGAACGGCTCGCCGCGCTCGTGCCCGAGCGGACCGGCGTGGCCGCGCCCTCGTTCGCCCGTGACACCGCTCCGCCGTACACCCCGGGCGAGCCGCTGCGGGCGGTGCACGTGCTCGGCGAGCTCGCGGCGCGGCTCGCGCCCGAGACGATCCTCGTGGAGGAGACCCCCTCGTCCCGGCCGGACCTGGTCCGGCTGATCCCGGCCCGGCGGCCGCTCGGCTTCCTCGCCGCGGGCATGGGCGGGCTGGGGTTCGCGCTGCCCGCCGCGGTCGGGCTGCGCATGGCCGCGCCGGACCGGCCCGTGGTTGCGGTGACCGGGGACGGCGCGGCGCTGTACGGCATACAGGCGTTGTGGAGCGCGGCGCACTACCACGTGGGCGTGTTGTTCGTCGTGCTCGCCAACGGGCGGTACGCGGTGATGGACCGGCTCGCCGAGGGCATCGGCGCCGGCAAGGCGCCGTGGCCGCCGTTCCCCGAGGTGAGCGTGGCCGGGCTGGCCCGCTCGCTCGGGTGCCCGGCACGCCGGGTGGAGGACCTAGCGGACCTCACCGCCGTGCTGGACGAGGTCATCCCGGCACTCGGCCGGCGTGACGAGCCGCTGCTGCTCGACGTCGCCGTGGTGCCCGACACGGAGTACCGGTTGTGAACCACAGCACGCTCAAACGCGCCCTGCTCGTCGTCGCGTTCACCCTCGCGGCGCTCAACCTGCGGCCCGCGCTCGCCAACGTCTCGCCGCTGCTCAACGAGATCCGCGCCGATCTCGGGCTGAGCGCGGCCGCGGCCGGGGCGATCACCACGGTGATGGTGCTCTGCCTCGGCGTGCTCAGCCCGGCCGCGCCGGTGCTGGTCCGCCGCTTCGGGCTCGACCGCACGCTGCTGATCGCCCTGGTGGTGCTCACCACCGGGATCGCGCTGCGCAGCGCCGACGGGGTGCTGTGCCTCTACGCCGGCGCGGCGGTGGCGGGCACCGCGATCGCGGTGATGAACGTGATCATGCCGGGCGTGGTGAAGGAGCGCTTCCCCACCCGGATCGGGCTGTTCACCGGCATCTACACCTCGGCGCTCGTCGCCGGGGCCGCGGCCGGATCCGCGCTCATGGTGCCGCTGGAGGAGGAGTACGGCTGGCGCCTGGCGGCGGGATCCGCGGCGGCGCTCGCGTTCCTCGCCGCGGTGCTGTGGTACCCGCACGTCCAGCGCGGCCCGGCCCCGATCCAGCCGGTCGAGCCCGGGCGGTACCGCAGGCTGCTCGGCCGCCGGGTGACCTGGTACGTCACCGGGTTCCTCGGCGTGCAGTCGATGACCTTCTACCTCATGCTCGCCTGGCTGCCCACGGTGTTCCGGGACGCCGGGCTGTCCGCGGTGGACGCCGGGAACCTGCTCGGCCTCACCAACTTCGTGCAGATCGCCGCGACGCTCGCCATGCCGCAGATCGCGGCGCGCGCCCGGAGCCAGGCGCCGCACGCCGTACTGTCCACGATGCTCACCCTCACCGGGTTCGCCGCGGTGATGGTCGCCCCCGCCACGGTGCCCTGGCTGTGGATGATCATCCTCGGCCTGGGCCAGGGGTCGACGATCTCCCTCGCGCTGCTCATCATCACCCTGCGGGCGCCCGACCCGACCTCGGTCACCGCGCTGTCCGCGGTCGCCCAGTCGGTCGGGTACGTGTTCGCCGCGGCCGGGCCGGTGCTCATCGGCATGATCCACGAGCTCACCCACGGCTGGACCGTGCCGCTCGGGGTGGCGGTCGGCCTCAGCGTGGTCCAGCTCGGCTTCGGGTACCTGGCGGGCCGCCCGGTGCCGCAGCGTGCGCGGCCCGTCCCGGTTTCGTCATAGCGTTTCCGGTTCGGCACAGTTTTTCGTCATGGCTCGGCGGGCGACCGGCGTGGCGTCGCGGCGCGCGCCGGTGCGCGCGGTAGACATCCAGACACACATCCGGGCCGCCGCGATGATTCCGGCGCCCGGTTCGGTACCCGGCGGGGTACCGGAATTCGGGGATGTCGCCTTTTGTGCCGGATCACGCCATGTCCATGCCTTCGTACGCTCTTTTCACGGCCGGATCGCTCGCCGTGAGCCTCGTTTCCGGGCTCGTCGCCGGCGTCGCGCCGGCCGCGGACGCCGTCGCGCGCAAATCCGGGAAAGGGTGCCGGATCGGCTCGTTCTGGAAAATAGATAACTTTCGGCCGCGTAATTTCTATATTCCCGGCACTCGCTATATCGACGGCCCGGGCGGCGTGATGCGGGTGTGGGTGATGCGCGCCTACACCATCAGGTCCGAGTTCGAGATCGAGGACTGGCACGAGCGGGAGCGGCGCCGTACCCGCTTCGGCCCGGTCCGCCCCGGCGACGGCCCCGCCGAGATCACCCGGGAGGTCGAGCGGGAGGTGGAGCGCGAGCGCGGGCGCTCGGTACGGCGGGCGGGCGGCGAGGACCCCGGCCGGGCCGCCGACCAGGTCACCGGCCGGGTCGACGGCACTGCCGGCGGCGCGGACGACGCCGAGCGCGAGGTGACGCACGCCTCCAAGATCAAGATCAAGGACGGCCGGGCCGTGCTGACCAGGGCCGACGAGCGCGAGCTGATCCGGACGATCCGCCACATGGTGAGCCCGCTGATCAGCGACGACCACACGGTGGAGGTCGGGCACGAGTACACCCGGAAAATCTCGCCGGGTAAATACGGATATGCGCGGTATCGTGTGTTCGGTTATCGGGTGAAGTTCTCGAAATGGTGGCGTGGCGACGACTGCCGGGTGCACTGGGCCGCATCCGGTGTGGCCGGGGTTCCGGCCCGGGTCGAGGGCTGGGTGTATCGGGAGAGCAAACGCCCCGACCCCAAATGGCTGCGCGGCCGATAGCCATTTCCTGTATTCACCGCACTTTCTCCGGTCCATCGGGTTAATGTGCCCCGTGGTACCGGAGAAAGGGGTGGGCGGAAATGACGAACCGGTTGCTGGCCGGGACGCTGGCCGTGCTCGCGGGAGGGGTGCTCGCGACCCACGCCGACGCGAGCGGCGCGGTCGCCGAGCGGGCCACCGAACGGGCCACGGTGAAGCCCGCGCGGGCCACGGCGACCCACGTCGTGATCGCGCACCGGGGCGCGAGCGCGTACCGGCCGGAGCACACGCTGCTCTCCTACGAGACCGCGATCCGCATGGGCGCCGACTACATCGAGCCCGACCTGGTGTCGACCAAGGACCACGTGCTCGTCGCCCGCCACGAGAACGAGATCTCCGCCACCACCGACGTGGCCGAGCGTCCCGAGTTCGCCGACCGCCGCACCACCAAGATCATCGACGGCAAGCGGGTGACCGGCTGGTTCACCGAGGACTTCACCCTCGCCGAGCTGCGCACGCTGCGCGCCCGGGAGCGGGTGCCCCACCTGCGCCCCGGCAACACCGCCTACGACGGCCTGGCGCGCATCCCCACCTTCGACGAGGTCGTGCGGCTCGCCAAGCGGTACGGCGTGGGCGTCTACCCGGAGACCAAGCACCCCACGTACTTCGACTCGATCGGGCTGTCGCTGGAGGAGCCGCTGCTCGAGGTGCTGCGCCGGCACGGCTGGACCGACCGGGACGACCCGGTGTACATCCAGTCGTTCGAGACCCGTAACCTGCGCGAGCTGCGGCGGCGCACCCGGGTCCGGCTCGTCCAGCTCATCGGCGCCGAGGGCGCGCCGTACGACCTGGTCGCCGCGGGCGACGACCGC is a window from the Thermopolyspora flexuosa genome containing:
- a CDS encoding glycerophosphodiester phosphodiesterase family protein yields the protein MTNRLLAGTLAVLAGGVLATHADASGAVAERATERATVKPARATATHVVIAHRGASAYRPEHTLLSYETAIRMGADYIEPDLVSTKDHVLVARHENEISATTDVAERPEFADRRTTKIIDGKRVTGWFTEDFTLAELRTLRARERVPHLRPGNTAYDGLARIPTFDEVVRLAKRYGVGVYPETKHPTYFDSIGLSLEEPLLEVLRRHGWTDRDDPVYIQSFETRNLRELRRRTRVRLVQLIGAEGAPYDLVAAGDDRTYDDMVTPEGLRAIAAYADAIGPSTARIYPVGPDGRLRPRTTLVRDAHRRGLTVHAWTVRGENAFLPPDFRQGDANSPSYRRAIGDVAGWLEKLRRAGVDGVFADDPAIARATLDRAARRT